In the genome of Notamacropus eugenii isolate mMacEug1 chromosome 5, mMacEug1.pri_v2, whole genome shotgun sequence, one region contains:
- the CABP5 gene encoding calcium-binding protein 5, with translation MQFPMGPACIFLRKGIAKKQRDRPLGPDEIEELREAFHEFDKDRDGFISCKDLGNLMRTMGYMPTEMELAELGQQIRMNLGGRVDFEDFVELMTPKLLAETAGMIGVHEMRDAFKEFDANGDGSITLVELRQAMQRLLGEQLSAQEISEVVQEADVNGDGTVDFEGDIGPSSQDLSSVSACLDFWELSDA, from the exons ATGCAGTTCCCCATGGGACCAGCTTGCATCTTCCTGAGGAAAGGGATTGCGAAGAAACAGAGG GATCGTCCACTAGGACCAGATGAGATTGAAG AACTTCGGGAAGCCTTCCATGAGTTTGACAAGGATCGAGATGGTTTCATCTCCTGCAAGGACCTGGGAAACCTGATGAGGACTATGGGTTACATGCCCACTGAGATGGAGCTGGCCGAGCTGGGACAGCAGATCCGAATGAACC TTGGTGGCAGGGTGGACTTTGAGGACTTTGTAGAGCTAATGACACCCAAGCTTCTGGCAGAGACAGCTGGCATGATTGGAGTGCATGAGATGCGTGATGCCTTCAAGGAG TTTGATGCCAATGGAGATGGCTCAATCACCCTGGTAGAACTTCGCCAAGCCATGCAAAGGCTGCTGGGGGAGCAGCTCAGTGCCCAAGAGATTTCTGAGGTTGTGCAGGAGGCTGATGTCAACggagatggcacagtggatttTGAAGGTGACATAGGCCCCTCCAGCCAAGACCTCAGTTCAGTTTCTGCATGCTTAGATTTCTGGGAGCTATCAGATGCTTAG